CTGATTTTGTTTACTACATTCACACCAACCAGGTTGCCACACGTTTGTATGCAAGCCTGAGAAGAATTTCCCTCATGCCTGAAAGAAAAGTGTGTGACACATGAGAAACAGGAACACCAGTGCAAGGACTTGTTCATGGCTTGCAACCAAAGTATTGTAAGTACTgattgaaagtttttttttataaataatttgtaTAACATATGACAGGTATATAGCACTGTGCATAGTACTGTTATGGCcatgtgtgatttttgttgtttattgggTATTTTGTCTCCAAATGCTATAAAATGTAAGTACAATAtagattacaaaaataaattacaaaacatGTGCTAGATACAAAACACAAGTATATGTCTTGATGTTATATGAAGCCTGTGTGGATGTATCTATAATCATGTAAAGCAAAATAAGCAAACATTGTGTagtatgtttaaaaatgatacagaaattatatgaattattaatttacaacatatgattttaattttacagtagGCCCAAAGCACACTTGAAGAGAGGGATGTGTCTATACTTTTAGCTTGTAAATTCTTACATTTCTTTGtatattaattttacattttacatcatatgtaacacacaaaaaacacaaaaatctacTCTTATGGGTATCATATATATGTATGGGTTCAGTAATTCTCTGCAAATATGCTGTCTTTGCCAACTTTGTATGATCGACACATAGATACAGATGGTTTCCAGGTGTCTTGTTTGAAGAATTGAATGAAAATTTAATGCATCTCTAATGCTTGTCTGTCACAGTTTTTACAGTTGTTGGCcagtaaaaaaacagtaaaaacaacaacaaaaaaacttaaCTTAGATTCAATGCTTTTTAAGTTTTTTGCTTATACTTTCTATACTGATGAATCTCATTTCAGCTTTAGGTCAGTTCTTCCTTCTGCATACCATGCGGTTTTGTCGACTCACCTTACCAGTAAAGGTCACAGCTTCCTGCTTTCTGCTTTTACTTGTCATCATGCGttacaacataaaatacaaagcatTCCAACGATCATCACACCATCAAGCCAGCATACCTGTGGACGGCCTGGTTCCCAAGTGTCCACCTGGCTTTTACAGTAAACAGGAACTCAAGCCTCACCTTCAGAGACCTCTTCAAGATCCCACAGCACAGGGCGCAAATGGTGAAGCCTTCGAGTCAGACTGGTTGACTTCcgaagaagaaaaagagcagTTACGTGGATTTAGTAAAAACCAGTTCAACCAGTTTGCCAGTGATCGAATCTCCCTGCACCGTGATCTAGGCGAAGACACACGGCACCCAGAGTGAGTAAACTCATTGTTCATTATCTCAGTAGAGGATCAATTACAACTGACATATGATTCAAGAAGAAATGTATATCATGCTGATACCTGTttaaggatgggttcacaatttttcaagtctgtcttgaaacaatcaggtgcccatatgaacaccataagaggttttccttgctgtaatcattcctcctgttcatactggctattaaaagatcccctttaaatgtgctttcaatgtaagtgatgggggccaaaatccacagtggcCCCCATCACTTCATTTTGCATagtcattctgtgcaaaaatgtatttaaaagtttatctgaagcttatatgaggcttcagcagtctgagttagtcatatcaagtggatatctgccacatttaccatctttttagcatcaaattccctctttgtgtttccttgtacagtgtttccttgttgaacTGCAGTGtaaatatagtaacaaaaagagggactatggcactaaaaagactgtaatgttgaaagatattgacttgatttggctaatttggacggctgaagcttcatattgacttcagataaacttgtaaacacatttttgcacagaaggaggcttgtagattttggcctccatcacttacattgtgaggtgcatcatgaagggatcttctaatggtgagtatgaacaggaggaatgattatggcaagaaaagcctatttcaatgttcatttgggcacctgactgttttttcaagacagacttgaaaaattgtgaacccgtcctttaacttTCAGTTTGGCTCTGACAGTTGCTTGGAACAGACGTTTCGGCGTTGTCCTGGCCTCCCTACCACCAGTGTGATCATCGTGTTTCATAATGAGGCCTGGTCCACTCTGCTGCGGACCGTCTACAGCGTCTTACACACAGCTCCCGCTGCCCTGCTCACAGAGATCTTACTGGTGGATGATGCCAGCACAGATGGTGAGTGTACAGAGCTTCACAATGCTGCATGTACAGTAAAGATGGATCCACATGCATAGACTGATGTATCTCTGTTCATAATGCACATCATAGATTCCTAAAACATCCTTAAAATATTTTAGTTACCATAGCACCAAGCACATACTATATATCAGTAGTGGAAGATGTTTCATATCcatgtacttaagtaaaagtagcaacacCGCATCATAAAAATAGTTTTAGAAGCAAAtatcctgcattcaaaatgttacttaagtattatctaaatatatttaaatatatattaaaagtAAGCAGAAAAATGGACACTGCGTTACcgttatatattttattattaatagaTTAGCTGGTGCATTAGTGTGtaattttgtgcatttttgttgtAGTTGGTTGAGCTATAGCTAGTTTTATCTCCTTGTTAGACTGCTGGGCTGTTTAATCTCTAACATTGTATCACATCTTATAACCTAaccatatgttttgtatgtaaaatcatcatttttaaaagtaaCTATAACTGTCAGATACTATATAGACTGTGGAGTATAAAccacaatatatttttaactaACAATATGTtgtagtaaataaataaattgtagTGGAGTAGTATAAGTATAGAGTGGCATGAAATGGAATAAATACTCaggtaaagtacaagtatctcatATTTGTACTTAAATATAGCACTTGAGTAAATAAAGCTAGTTCCATCCTACCACTGCTGTGGTAACACTATTTCCAATGCTAACAATATAATGTAACTACTAATATTTTTACTCATTGGAAACCAGACAAGTGTAAATGATCTATTCTTTATTACCATGACAAACTGATACAGTTGAATTTATAGACATGATAACAGTTGTTGTTCTAAAGCTACAATAACTTGTTTGAATTTCTCCCTCCAATAATTTACTAGATCACTTGAAGACTCGTTTGGATGAGTATGTGCAGCAGCTGAATATAGTGCGTGTGTTAcgtcagagagagaggaaaggctTGATCACAGCCAGGCTGTTGGGGGCGCAGGCTGCACGAGGACAGGTCCTCACCTTCCTGGATTCCCACTGTATGTATCCCATAATGCAGTGCATGCCATTATTTTCATGCAGGATTCAGTTGTTTGTAGATTTTGAACAGGTGTCTGTTGTTCAGAGTTGTTTCTCTGAAGGTTATAGGGCACACAGTAGGTGTAAATAGTGGGAAGATAACAAATAAACTTTACGAGGGCCATGAGTCACCACATTTGACCCATATAACTTTCAAGCTACACCCTGGACTGTGAAAACTTTTTAACCTGACTGACAAATGTCACTCTTATCTTCTACATTCCTGCTCAGGTGAATGCTTCCCTGGATGGCTGGAGCCTCTTCTAGCTCGGATAGTAGAGCAGCCTACTGCTGTGGTGAGTCCAGAAATTGTCAGTATTGACGAAGATAACCTAAAGTTCAGTAAACCAAATCCTAAACCCCGTCATCGCACTCGAGGGAATTTTGACTGGAATCTCAAATTTGGATGGGAGGTTGTCcctgaagaggagaagaaacaaaggaaaaaggagaCATACCCTATTAGGTagatacaaatatatatatacacatatacttGCACCTGCATCAATGCTGCACAATCCTCTTTGGATCATCTGGATTTGCTACTTTTATGATTGAATGTTTAATATGCATCTGGATTCTGCATCAAATACACATAGTGATAATTGAGAAATATTCGGATTGTCTGATGGCAGATGTGATTTTTGGAATAGAAATATTAAGGCTTTGTGCAAGGATGAATTGTGCAGAATTTCAAGTGAGTCAGACTCATAACCACTGAGTTATGGTCTTTCATACTATATCATGTTGCTGTACCATCTTTTGattattccttccttccttgaAATTGAAGTAATCCAAATACTGCATGATATGCACCCAGTTTGATAAGGAATGGGTGTAATGAGTGGGAGTGGTGAAAAAATTGCAAAAACTGCTTAATGGCAGAAAATCTGTTTAGGCAGTTATTGGCATAGGGATAAGGGATCCATAATGCAAATGCTCTTTCTTCTACATCTCATTGCTCACTGCAAGTTTTATGAGCCAAAATGTACAGGACTATAAAATATCCACATGGTGGCTCTAGTCACACCAAAGTCTGATCAGTTCATGCATGGTACATGGCCTATTTTTTACCAAATTTCTCTGAAATCTGTTGACAAATTAGCTGATTTAAAGAAAtggttcaacattttttaaataagctTATTTGCGTTCTTGCAGAGAGCTAGATgggaagattgataccactttcatgtctgtacacTTAATATGTAGCTGGAGCtagcttgttagcttagcttagcataaagattggaaacGGGggaatttgacattttttacagGGACTTATGTGCTAGATTGTTTTAAAGCTGGGAGGAGTAACTCTAGTTTCCACTTGCAGAATGGCAACATCACAAATAGTCATTTTCACACTATGTTTTCTTTTGGCAGTTATGGTCATTAATAGCGACTGGTTTGTGTCTGATTTTGTAGAACCCCTACCTTTGCTGGTGGTCTTTTCTCTGTATCCAAATCATACTTTGAGCATATTGGAACTTATGATGACCAGATGGAGTTCTGGGGAGGTGAGAATTTGGAAATGTCTTTCAGGGTAAGAGTCCTTCAGTGTTTTCctacagatatactgtatatacatatagtgCACTTTACAGCTTCAGTAACCTTGGTGCTGTGTGTCCTGTTTACTGTAGGTCTGGCAATGTGGAGGTCAGCTGGAGATTATTCCTTGTTCTGTTGTAGGGCACATTTTCCGCAAAAATACCCCCCACACCTTCCCTAAAGGCCGTTCTGTGATCACCAGCAACCTGGTCCGCCTGGCTGAGGTCTGGATGGACGACTACAAATGGATCTTCTATCGTGCAAACAGAAAGGCTGCTTTTGTATTTAAAGAGGTTGGATAGTGCAATTTTACAGTAGTCTACAAGTTAGTCATTTCACATTTATGATGTTGACCTACCTCAcgatatgttgtttttctgttgtcatttccCCCTCAGAATTTATTTGGAAATCTTTCTGCACGTCATAAACTCAGGGAGAGATTAAAGTGCAGGAACTTCTCTTGGTACCTGAACAACATTTACCCAGAGGCCTACGTGCCTGACATCAGGCCTGTTATGCACGGACAGGTAAACTACTTTACCAACATTTGATCATCTTTTATGGGATGATACAGTTTGTAgctctaaaacatttttaatttacattatgCTGAATAATATAAGCCTGAaggagttttgttttattgcataAATCACATCAATTAAGATCTCAACTTTCAGTCTTATACACTTTAAGAAGTAAGGTGGTAACAAACCTGCCTCAGTGGTCAGTCCTTTAGTAAATAAGGACGAACACAATTTGACTGTTTAGCACCAAAAAGGGGCTGTAGATGCCCCCTAGTGTTGAATGTGATCATTGCAGTTTGTTTCAGCCTAAAGTTAGATTTCTATTATATGATCTGAGTGTGAGGTTCAACAAAAAGAAAGTTGATATATGGAGATTGATGTATACTGATGAGCAATGCATTTGCATATCAAGAACTGTTTTTAATAACATAGTTCAGTACAGTAAATTACATGGACATTCACATTTGCCTAAAAAGGCCTTGAAAATTTTGTTTGATATCTAATTGCTGTGTTATATTTTCTTCTGCAGTTGGAAAACACTGGTTGGAAGTGCTGCCTGGAGGCGAGAAAGAAAACTAGGCGATGGAGGCCTGttgacatgttaaaatgtaacAATGAAGGTGGAGCGCAGGTACATCAGCTACTTCTGTTGGATCAGTGGTTCCCAGCCTGGAGGCCAGGACCCGTCAAGTCTGAGGGGTCACCATGTTGAATAAAGGGATAAGACATTGTGTTCAGATACTTTAAACTCCTGGACTccaaaaacaattcaaaaacaaactttggtTGAACTGCTCATAATTCACAACTTGTGATGAGGGCTCACATTATAAAATCACTGAATTAGATCAACATAAGCTACAGTACAGTTTTAAAAGTATTGCTGGCAATGGGATTAAGCATTATCTTACCCCTCttaaatacaatgtttttttctgtgtgacttTTAGTATTTTGAGTACACATCCCAGAAAGAGCTACGGCTCAGCGCCGGCAAATTTgagctgtgtttacatgcaacCCCTGGAAGAGCTCTGGTGTCTCTTGAACTGTGTCAACTGAAGGGAAATGTAACCACAGCAGCTCCTGAACAAGTCTGGATCTTTACACAGGTATAACTCGCATTTCTACATCAACCCAACTGCTGCAGCAACTGATCTTACAACACTCTCCACAGTTGCACAGGGAAATACTGATTTCTATTTCCTCATTCTTGTCACTCTGCCTCTGAGTTTGTTTCACAGTTGCTAAATCTAAAACTCTTAAACACACCAGAAGATATTAAAAGTttacactgttgttgttttcagacacacCATCTAAAGAACCCCTCATCAGAAAAATGTTTGACAATAGCAGGAGGAAACGTGATGGTGACTACCTGCAAATCCACCAGTGCCAGTCAAAGCTGGGTCTTCATCTGACACCAATTATGGATTTTTCTATGTGGACTTGTGCATTTAGCTTTACTTCAAggatattttcagattttttcatgtctattttaattaaatacttGTGGATTTTGATGCTTGTCTTTTACACTGGATTGGCACTAGGAAGGGATCATGTTACAGCCTCTGCTTCAGTGCACATATGGCATGTTTGTATTGAATTAAAGGATGAGTCTGGTTATACtctatttttctcattcttaacaaatcccatgaaaagaccaaaaccaacagtgaatTGATCCTGATACAgtaagtattgtctgtgtatcttGTCCCtttgtgccatagacctccattgttgtccaaagactattaaaacacatcagcgGGCCAAaccattgcactgggtgacatgtttcttcattattgTACCTTGGggactgtagtttattttgaatcaatccgacacacaccatcctgctgctggaaatactcTTTAGAGCACTAAATGTTtattaatctgcagctgaaaatagtgcTCAGAAAatttttactcctgtttgagaaACGTTTGCTAACAACTACAGTGCCGAGCTGTTTTAGTGAATTGTCTTTTCAGCCATGCTAGTGTTGatttgactgaaatatctcaacacctGTTGGATGGAGCCATGATATTTGGTACAGAAATCAAtattcccctcaggatgaatcataaaacatttggtGATTCCTCAAAGCTGCTACAGTTGATATTTTTAACAACAGTGTATTAAATGACAATGCGTAATGTGAGAGGTGTTGCTCATTACACAAACAGAGAATTGTCATgcaactctgcagctccgtTTTATATAACTTTTTAGCTGTCTGgcctgcagctttactgttttgattcactctcactgctctcataggCAGCTGTTTCAGCGCTaagaacaaactgtaaactacctgctcagcaccaaacagcaaacagacacagttagcaactagctggtgaacattgtTGAGCATTTGgcagcttaagagccagatatttccctcaggaattGGCagagagctaaaagagagtatTTGATTtgcattcaccaggtggacagaaatactccaaatgaatgatgatgttgctccataactgctagatgtttaaataagcaactgtttgctaacaagt
This window of the Thunnus albacares chromosome 5, fThuAlb1.1, whole genome shotgun sequence genome carries:
- the LOC122983222 gene encoding polypeptide N-acetylgalactosaminyltransferase 6-like, giving the protein MRFCRLTLPVKVTASCFLLLLVIMRYNIKYKAFQRSSHHQASIPVDGLVPKCPPGFYSKQELKPHLQRPLQDPTAQGANGEAFESDWLTSEEEKEQLRGFSKNQFNQFASDRISLHRDLGEDTRHPDCLEQTFRRCPGLPTTSVIIVFHNEAWSTLLRTVYSVLHTAPAALLTEILLVDDASTDDHLKTRLDEYVQQLNIVRVLRQRERKGLITARLLGAQAARGQVLTFLDSHCECFPGWLEPLLARIVEQPTAVVSPEIVSIDEDNLKFSKPNPKPRHRTRGNFDWNLKFGWEVVPEEEKKQRKKETYPIRTPTFAGGLFSVSKSYFEHIGTYDDQMEFWGGENLEMSFRVWQCGGQLEIIPCSVVGHIFRKNTPHTFPKGRSVITSNLVRLAEVWMDDYKWIFYRANRKAAFVFKENLFGNLSARHKLRERLKCRNFSWYLNNIYPEAYVPDIRPVMHGQLENTGWKCCLEARKKTRRWRPVDMLKCNNEGGAQYFEYTSQKELRLSAGKFELCLHATPGRALVSLELCQLKGNVTTAAPEQVWIFTQTHHLKNPSSEKCLTIAGGNVMVTTCKSTSASQSWVFI